Proteins co-encoded in one uncultured Bacteroides sp. genomic window:
- a CDS encoding YiiX/YebB-like N1pC/P60 family cysteine hydrolase, whose product MKNNLYKLSLLLFLLSIPAYTIYGNKDNYLGRQKTIKSASVTENVTKNTLQKAFKFRNGDLIFQNVNCGPMCDAINEVTKGYHGAKFSHVGIISIDKGVVNVIEAISKGVSVTPLAKFLSRSVDDNGKPCIAIGRLNNKYQFLIPKAINEAQKYIGKPYDDYFDITNDAYYCSELIYLIFLKSNNNIPIFPLAAMTYKSPKTGEIFPVWKDYFKGLNIPVPEGKPGINPGGISCSECLTMFFPFN is encoded by the coding sequence ATGAAAAATAACCTATACAAACTCTCTTTATTATTGTTTCTGTTAAGTATTCCTGCATATACAATTTATGGTAATAAAGATAATTACTTAGGTAGACAAAAAACAATTAAGAGTGCCTCTGTTACTGAAAATGTTACGAAGAATACCTTACAAAAAGCATTTAAGTTCCGAAATGGAGATTTGATATTTCAGAATGTAAATTGCGGTCCCATGTGTGATGCTATTAATGAGGTGACTAAAGGTTATCATGGAGCAAAGTTTTCTCATGTTGGGATTATCAGTATTGATAAAGGGGTGGTTAATGTGATTGAAGCTATATCGAAAGGTGTATCGGTTACTCCGCTAGCTAAGTTTCTGAGTAGGAGCGTGGATGATAATGGAAAACCTTGTATTGCTATTGGACGGTTGAATAATAAGTATCAGTTTTTGATCCCAAAAGCAATTAATGAGGCTCAGAAGTACATAGGCAAACCATATGATGACTACTTTGATATTACGAATGATGCATACTATTGCTCGGAATTAATCTACTTAATCTTTCTAAAATCAAACAATAATATTCCGATATTTCCACTTGCTGCAATGACTTACAAATCGCCCAAAACAGGTGAGATATTTCCTGTATGGAAAGACTATTTTAAAGGATTGAATATTCCAGTCCCGGAAGGTAAGCCAGGCATTAATCCCGGAGGAATATCTTGTTCTGAATGTCTTACCATGTTTTTTCCCTTTAATTAA
- a CDS encoding leucine-rich repeat domain-containing protein, which yields MKISTIYKYIFVIISLLQSFGLYAQTTLSDIVHVETAGTLSSLIPPSRKNCITDLTLTGNLNGTDIKFIREMAGEGANLNSRTEGILTKLNIADANIVKGGDYYRLHHTTENNVISDFMFEELRNLTLIVLPNSITSIGKYAFDSCRGLTSITIPNKVTSIDEGAFNCCIGLMSVIISNHVTSIGDRAFELCEKLTSITIPASVTSINNSLFVNCIRLKDILVSKENPNYTDIEGVLYNKDKTQLVVFPYAKSSIYTIPERTTSIGPGAFKGCKRLTSITIPNSISSICEYAFAECTDLASVSMGNNITSIGRCAFQECKSLVSVTISNSVTSIGEYAFKWCDSLNSVIFLNSAASIADYAFYGCRNLRNVSIGNNIVSIGNETFMGCHKLTSITIPKSIRFIGYRAFDNCSELKRFCVSEENPNYADIEGVLCNKDKTRLIAYPNAKSSRYSIPSSINSIDSCAFRNCTSLAFVKIPKSVTSIGNFAFAFCCGLTSVTIPNSISSMGSGTFFYCKGLSSINIPNSVTSIGTGVFFNCTCLTSVTIPNSVTAIGRWTFAGCTALKEIIVSKENPNYTDIEGVLFNKNQTRLIAYPNARSCTYTIPKSVTSIENEAFYFCTHLTSVVIPDGVTTIGDNAFSVCIELTSVTIPRSVNIIGENAFHECLRLGEIHCKSTIPPRIAKYLFEKRKDNCNLYVPKGFSAAYKNIEGWKDFANIIEE from the coding sequence ATGAAAATAAGCACAATTTATAAATACATATTCGTAATAATATCTCTGTTACAGAGCTTTGGGTTATATGCTCAAACGACTCTATCTGACATTGTTCATGTAGAAACAGCTGGAACTTTGAGTTCCTTAATCCCACCTTCAAGGAAAAATTGTATTACTGATCTAACTCTCACAGGGAATCTAAATGGAACAGATATAAAGTTTATTCGTGAGATGGCCGGTGAAGGTGCTAATCTGAATAGTAGAACTGAAGGGATACTTACAAAACTCAATATCGCAGATGCAAACATAGTAAAAGGTGGTGATTATTATAGATTACATCATACCACAGAGAATAATGTTATTTCGGATTTCATGTTTGAAGAATTAAGAAACTTGACTTTGATTGTTCTTCCGAATAGTATTACAAGTATTGGCAAGTATGCTTTTGATAGTTGTAGAGGGCTAACCTCAATTACTATTCCAAATAAAGTTACTTCAATTGATGAAGGTGCTTTTAATTGTTGCATAGGATTAATGTCTGTTATTATTTCAAATCATGTTACTTCCATTGGTGATAGAGCTTTTGAGCTGTGCGAAAAACTAACCTCCATTACCATTCCTGCCAGTGTTACTTCTATTAATAACAGTTTGTTTGTGAATTGTATAAGATTAAAAGATATTCTTGTTTCAAAAGAAAATCCTAATTATACGGATATTGAAGGTGTTTTATACAATAAAGATAAAACTCAACTAGTTGTATTCCCCTACGCAAAGTCTTCAATCTATACTATTCCGGAAAGAACGACATCAATTGGTCCAGGTGCATTTAAGGGATGTAAAAGATTAACTTCAATAACTATTCCAAACAGCATTTCTTCAATTTGTGAATACGCTTTTGCTGAGTGCACTGATCTGGCTTCTGTTTCTATGGGTAATAACATCACTTCTATTGGGCGTTGTGCTTTTCAGGAGTGCAAAAGCTTAGTTTCAGTTACTATTTCAAATAGTGTAACTTCAATTGGTGAATATGCTTTTAAATGGTGTGATAGTCTGAACTCCGTTATTTTTCTCAATAGTGCAGCCTCAATAGCTGATTATGCTTTTTATGGATGCAGAAATTTGAGGAATGTTTCTATTGGCAATAACATCGTTTCTATTGGCAATGAAACGTTTATGGGGTGCCATAAACTAACTTCAATAACCATTCCCAAAAGTATCAGATTTATTGGTTATCGTGCATTTGATAATTGCTCTGAATTAAAAAGATTCTGCGTGTCAGAAGAAAATCCCAATTATGCTGATATTGAAGGGGTTTTGTGCAATAAAGATAAAACACGACTAATAGCATATCCAAATGCAAAATCTTCAAGATACTCCATTCCAAGTAGCATCAACTCAATAGATTCATGTGCTTTTCGAAATTGCACAAGCTTAGCTTTTGTGAAAATTCCCAAAAGTGTTACTTCAATCGGTAATTTTGCTTTTGCTTTTTGCTGTGGATTAACATCTGTAACAATTCCAAACAGTATTTCCTCTATGGGTTCTGGAACTTTTTTTTATTGCAAAGGGTTATCTTCTATAAACATTCCCAATAGTGTCACTTCAATTGGTACTGGAGTTTTTTTTAATTGTACATGCTTGACTTCTGTAACTATTCCAAATAGCGTTACAGCAATAGGTAGGTGGACTTTTGCTGGATGTACAGCACTTAAAGAGATCATTGTTTCAAAAGAAAATCCTAATTATACTGATATTGAAGGCGTTTTATTCAATAAAAATCAAACGCGATTAATTGCATATCCTAATGCCAGATCTTGTACATACACTATCCCCAAAAGTGTAACTTCCATTGAAAATGAGGCTTTTTATTTTTGTACACATTTAACTTCAGTTGTTATTCCGGATGGTGTTACTACTATAGGAGATAATGCTTTTTCTGTTTGCATAGAATTGACTTCTGTTACTATTCCCCGAAGTGTTAATATTATTGGTGAGAATGCTTTCCATGAATGCTTACGGCTAGGAGAGATACATTGTAAAAGTACTATTCCCCCTAGAATAGCTAAATATCTATTTGAAAAAAGAAAGGATAATTGTAATCTATATGTACCAAAAGGTTTTTCTGCAGCTTATAAGAATATAGAAGGATGGAAAGACTTTGCGAATATTATTGAAGAATAG
- a CDS encoding TatD family hydrolase, whose protein sequence is MNFIDTHSHLFLEEFADDLPLVIERAKVAGVSRIYMPNIDCSTIKPLLDTVARYPGYCFPMIGLHPTSVNAGFREELTVMKEMLEQSHSFVAIGEVGMDLYWDRTFINEQFEAFETQIQWSAQYRLPLVIHSRDSFEEVYQVIKRNEDKNLKGIFHSFTGTRKEADKLLQFDGFYLGINGVVTFKKSTLPEVLKSVPLDRLVLETDSPYLTPAPNRGKRNESANVKDTLLKLAVIYQRSPEEVAEITTNNALKIFS, encoded by the coding sequence ATGAATTTTATCGATACCCATTCACATCTTTTTCTGGAAGAATTTGCAGATGATTTACCTCTTGTAATAGAACGGGCGAAGGTTGCCGGTGTGAGCCGCATCTATATGCCCAATATTGATTGTTCTACGATTAAGCCATTGCTGGATACGGTAGCCCGTTATCCCGGATATTGTTTTCCAATGATTGGTCTTCATCCTACTTCCGTTAATGCTGGTTTCCGGGAAGAGCTGACAGTGATGAAAGAAATGCTTGAACAGTCTCATTCTTTTGTTGCAATAGGAGAGGTGGGCATGGATTTGTATTGGGACAGAACCTTTATCAATGAACAATTCGAAGCATTCGAAACACAGATTCAATGGTCGGCTCAATACCGGTTACCTTTAGTTATTCACAGTCGCGATTCTTTCGAAGAAGTTTATCAGGTAATCAAGAGGAACGAAGATAAAAACCTGAAAGGTATCTTTCATAGTTTTACAGGAACCAGGAAAGAAGCCGATAAACTGTTGCAGTTCGATGGTTTTTATCTGGGCATCAATGGAGTGGTTACCTTTAAGAAATCAACTCTTCCCGAAGTATTGAAAAGTGTTCCTTTGGATAGACTTGTGCTGGAAACAGACTCCCCTTATCTTACTCCGGCTCCTAATCGGGGCAAAAGGAATGAAAGTGCCAATGTGAAAGATACTCTTCTTAAATTGGCTGTAATTTATCAACGTTCGCCTGAAGAAGTGGCAGAAATAACCACGAATAATGCTCTGAAGATATTTTCTTAG
- a CDS encoding polyprenyl synthetase family protein produces the protein MYTQSKILKIVNEYISELSYAHAPNSLYDPVKYVLSLGGKRIRPVLMLMAYNLYKENVAEILSPAAGLEIYHNFTLLHDDLMDKADMRRKKPTVHKVWDDNTAILSGDAMLILSYHYVSECSSSYLKDVLNTFTQAALEVCDGQQYDMDFEHRNDVKEDEYLEMIRLKTSVLLAAALKMGAQLAGASVEDARNLYDFGENIGIAFQLKDDLLDVYGDPKVFGKNIGGDILCNKKTYMLMKALERADKEQAAALQGWLDKVNFEPKEKIREVTALYNQIGVKLVCEDLMRKYYAKGLESLSLVSVAEETKRELRAVAEHLMYREM, from the coding sequence ATGTACACACAATCTAAGATACTAAAAATAGTAAATGAGTATATTTCAGAATTATCTTACGCACATGCCCCCAATAGTCTTTATGATCCGGTAAAATATGTCCTTTCCCTTGGAGGAAAACGAATTCGTCCAGTTTTAATGCTGATGGCTTATAATCTGTATAAGGAAAATGTGGCAGAAATATTATCGCCCGCTGCTGGATTGGAAATCTATCATAACTTTACTTTACTGCACGATGATCTGATGGACAAGGCAGATATGCGAAGAAAGAAGCCAACAGTTCACAAGGTATGGGATGATAATACGGCAATCCTTTCCGGAGATGCCATGTTAATATTGTCTTATCACTATGTCTCAGAGTGCTCATCTTCTTATTTGAAGGACGTACTGAATACTTTTACACAGGCTGCACTTGAAGTTTGTGATGGACAGCAGTATGATATGGATTTTGAACATCGGAACGATGTGAAGGAAGACGAATATCTGGAAATGATTCGTTTGAAGACTTCTGTTTTACTGGCTGCCGCTCTCAAGATGGGTGCTCAGCTTGCCGGTGCTTCTGTGGAAGATGCCCGGAATCTTTATGATTTTGGTGAAAATATAGGTATTGCATTCCAATTGAAGGACGATCTTCTGGATGTATATGGCGATCCAAAAGTTTTTGGAAAGAATATTGGTGGAGATATACTTTGCAACAAAAAAACATATATGCTTATGAAAGCTTTAGAAAGAGCAGATAAAGAACAAGCAGCTGCGTTGCAAGGCTGGTTGGATAAGGTGAATTTTGAACCGAAAGAAAAGATTAGAGAAGTGACTGCTCTTTATAACCAGATTGGTGTAAAACTTGTCTGCGAGGATCTGATGAGAAAATACTATGCTAAAGGGCTGGAGAGTCTTTCTCTGGTGAGCGTAGCTGAAGAGACAAAAAGAGAATTGCGGGCAGTTGCCGAGCATTTAATGTATAGGGAAATGTAA
- a CDS encoding energy transducer TonB — protein sequence MEVKKMPKLDLEGKKPVGFLIGFTIALFLLLAAFQLKIPKTTIDNKVSNMAGQEEMVPITVQEERHAPLQSKLEKEDLPMPSTDNYAQQVEDMDNSYASYTEDKGTVVVTSHYSVQLTQTENVEQENEIQMTEYQPEFPGGQAALLDFIRRNVKYPMVAQENGIQGRVIIQFVVNRDGSVTDPVVLRSVCPSLDREAVRVISSMPRWRPGMQGGRTVKATYSVPVSFKLKY from the coding sequence ATGGAAGTTAAGAAGATGCCTAAATTAGATTTAGAAGGGAAGAAGCCTGTAGGTTTTCTGATAGGCTTTACTATTGCACTTTTTCTCCTTTTGGCAGCTTTCCAGCTGAAGATTCCGAAAACAACTATTGATAACAAAGTGTCCAATATGGCCGGGCAAGAGGAGATGGTTCCTATTACTGTGCAAGAGGAGAGGCATGCGCCTTTGCAATCTAAGTTAGAAAAAGAAGATTTGCCTATGCCCTCTACTGATAATTACGCACAGCAGGTTGAAGATATGGATAATTCTTATGCCTCTTATACCGAAGATAAGGGAACGGTTGTTGTTACCAGTCATTACTCGGTTCAACTCACGCAAACGGAAAATGTGGAACAGGAAAATGAAATTCAAATGACTGAATATCAACCTGAATTTCCTGGTGGTCAGGCTGCATTACTCGACTTTATAAGAAGAAATGTGAAATATCCTATGGTTGCACAAGAGAACGGCATTCAGGGAAGGGTAATTATTCAGTTCGTTGTGAATCGCGACGGGTCGGTTACTGATCCGGTTGTGTTGCGCAGTGTATGTCCTTCATTAGACAGAGAAGCAGTTCGTGTAATTTCTTCCATGCCAAGATGGCGACCAGGAATGCAGGGTGGAAGAACAGTGAAAGCCACTTATTCAGTGCCTGTCTCCTTTAAACTAAAATATTAA
- the porQ gene encoding type IX secretion system protein PorQ — translation MKKQLLILLLFCLSLATQAQNGTSVFKFLELPFSSHASALGGDNISINDNDITMAIHNPALLSFVSDKTLNMNYMSYIDGVGVGSAAFSNTLGERSVWAVAAQYVNYGNFKETSAEDIELGTFSAKDMAFSGIYSYDLSDSWSGGVTTKMIYSTYEKYSSFAIGVDLGLNYYNENSLFSASIVARNLGGQIKAFDESRESLPVDLLVGITKRLSHAPFRMSVTMHNLTNWNSSASTSTEEKEKFSKKLMNHFIFGVDFLPTETTYVSLGYNCKRKSEMQVNGISGWSGMALGAGIQIKRLKIGTSYAKFHPSSSSLLFNFAMTL, via the coding sequence ATGAAAAAACAACTTCTAATTTTGCTACTATTTTGCCTGTCTTTAGCAACGCAAGCTCAAAATGGAACAAGTGTTTTTAAATTCCTTGAGTTGCCATTTTCATCCCATGCCTCAGCACTGGGAGGTGACAATATTTCTATAAATGACAATGATATTACAATGGCCATTCATAATCCGGCTCTGCTTTCTTTTGTTTCAGACAAGACTCTGAACATGAACTATATGAGCTATATAGACGGGGTTGGCGTAGGTAGTGCTGCTTTTTCAAACACATTGGGTGAACGATCTGTATGGGCTGTTGCAGCACAATACGTGAATTACGGAAACTTTAAAGAAACCAGTGCCGAAGATATTGAACTGGGAACTTTCTCAGCAAAGGACATGGCTTTCTCCGGAATATATTCCTATGACTTATCTGACTCCTGGAGCGGAGGTGTGACAACAAAAATGATTTATTCCACTTATGAGAAATACTCATCTTTTGCCATTGGAGTAGATTTAGGACTAAATTACTATAACGAGAACTCTTTATTCTCCGCTTCAATTGTGGCCAGAAACCTGGGTGGACAAATAAAAGCATTTGATGAATCACGTGAGAGCTTACCTGTTGATTTATTGGTGGGAATAACCAAGCGGCTTTCTCATGCCCCATTCCGAATGTCTGTTACAATGCATAATCTGACAAACTGGAATTCTTCGGCAAGCACTTCTACAGAGGAAAAAGAAAAGTTTAGTAAAAAATTGATGAATCATTTTATCTTCGGGGTGGACTTTCTTCCAACCGAAACAACTTATGTATCTTTGGGATACAATTGCAAACGAAAAAGTGAAATGCAGGTAAACGGAATTAGCGGATGGTCGGGCATGGCATTAGGCGCAGGCATTCAGATCAAGCGTTTGAAGATTGGCACCTCATATGCCAAATTCCATCCTTCCAGTTCTTCTCTTCTCTTTAATTTTGCAATGACATTATAG
- the cmk gene encoding (d)CMP kinase: MNNSKKIIIAIDGFSSCGKSTMAKDLAKEIGYIYIDSGAMYRAVTLFCIKNELFSDGEVNSAELKCRIKDIHITFKLDEKTHLPKTYLNGENVEEEIRTMEVSSKVSPVSAIDFVRSAMVAQQQDMGKEKGIVMDGRDIGTTVFPEAELKIYVTASADIRALRRYDELTAKGQKVDFQEILNNVKERDYIDQHREISPLKRAADAILLDNSLLTIDEQKEWLLKQFEKATQKS; encoded by the coding sequence ATGAATAACTCAAAAAAAATTATCATAGCAATTGATGGCTTTTCTTCTTGTGGAAAAAGTACAATGGCAAAAGATCTGGCGAAAGAAATCGGTTATATTTATATAGACAGTGGTGCGATGTATCGCGCTGTAACTCTTTTCTGTATTAAGAATGAACTCTTCTCGGATGGTGAAGTAAATTCGGCCGAGCTGAAATGCCGCATCAAGGATATTCACATTACTTTTAAGCTGGATGAAAAAACACATTTGCCTAAAACTTATCTGAACGGCGAGAATGTAGAAGAAGAGATCAGGACAATGGAGGTTTCGTCAAAAGTAAGTCCGGTGAGTGCAATTGATTTTGTACGTTCGGCAATGGTTGCACAACAACAGGACATGGGAAAGGAAAAAGGAATTGTAATGGACGGACGCGACATTGGAACAACAGTTTTCCCTGAAGCTGAGTTAAAAATTTATGTAACAGCTTCGGCAGATATTCGTGCACTTCGCCGTTATGACGAATTAACGGCTAAAGGACAAAAAGTGGATTTCCAGGAAATTCTGAATAATGTAAAGGAGCGCGATTATATAGATCAGCATAGAGAAATCAGTCCTTTGAAAAGAGCTGCAGATGCTATTTTACTAGATAATAGCTTACTGACCATAGATGAACAAAAAGAATGGTTATTAAAGCAATTCGAGAAAGCTACTCAGAAATCCTAA
- a CDS encoding 4-hydroxy-3-methylbut-2-enyl diphosphate reductase, with the protein MIKVEIDKGSGFCFGVVTAIKKAEEELAKGETLYCLGDIVHNSKEVERLKDMGLITINHDEFKELHNAKVLLRAHGEPPETYDIAKDNNIEIIDATCPVVLKLQQRIKQQYGIHENTDKQIVIYGKNGHAEVLGLVGQTSGEAIVIENLEEVKKLDFSKNIRLYSQTTKSLDGFKEIVEYIKEHISHEASFEFYDSICRQVANRMPHIRTFAASHDLIFFVSGKKSSNGKVLFNECCKVNPNSFLIDSPDEINPRLLQGVSTIGICGATSTPKWLMEEIQKYIENIIYNS; encoded by the coding sequence ATGATCAAGGTAGAAATTGATAAAGGTTCCGGCTTCTGCTTTGGGGTTGTTACAGCTATAAAAAAGGCAGAAGAAGAGCTTGCAAAAGGAGAAACTCTTTATTGCCTGGGAGACATTGTGCATAACAGCAAGGAAGTGGAACGCCTGAAGGATATGGGATTAATTACCATCAACCACGATGAATTTAAAGAGCTCCATAATGCAAAAGTACTTTTAAGAGCTCACGGGGAACCTCCTGAAACTTATGACATTGCCAAAGATAATAATATTGAGATTATTGACGCTACTTGCCCTGTAGTGCTAAAGCTACAGCAAAGAATCAAGCAGCAATATGGAATTCATGAAAACACAGACAAACAAATTGTGATCTATGGTAAAAATGGACATGCCGAAGTGTTAGGGCTTGTGGGACAAACTTCTGGAGAAGCAATAGTTATAGAAAATCTGGAAGAGGTCAAGAAACTGGATTTCAGCAAGAATATCCGCCTTTATTCACAAACAACTAAATCACTTGATGGATTTAAGGAGATTGTGGAATATATAAAAGAGCACATTTCGCATGAGGCCTCCTTTGAATTCTATGATTCTATTTGCAGGCAAGTAGCAAACCGGATGCCACACATCCGGACTTTTGCAGCTTCGCATGATCTCATATTTTTTGTTAGTGGAAAGAAAAGCTCTAACGGGAAAGTATTGTTCAACGAATGTTGTAAAGTAAACCCAAATTCTTTTCTTATTGATAGCCCCGATGAAATTAATCCCCGGCTATTGCAAGGAGTAAGTACTATTGGTATTTGCGGGGCAACATCCACGCCAAAATGGTTAATGGAAGAGATTCAAAAATACATTGAAAATATTATATATAATTCATGA
- the pfkA gene encoding 6-phosphofructokinase codes for MSTVKCIGILTSGGDAPGMNAAIRAVTRAAIYNGLQVKGIYRGYKGLITGEIQEFKSQNVSNIIQLGGTILKTARCKEFMTPEGRKVAHDTMVKEGIDALVVIGGDGSLTGARIFAQEFDVPCIGLPGTIDNDLFGTDTTIGYDTALNTILDAVDKIRDTATSHERLFFVEVMGRDAGFLALNGAIASGAEAAIIPEFSTEVDQLEEFIKSGYRKSKNSSIVIVAESEITGGAMHYAERVKNEYPQYDVRVTILGHLQRGGSPTAHDRILASRLGAASIDAILEGQRNVMIGIENDEVVYVPFTKAIKNEKPINKELVNVLRTLSI; via the coding sequence ATGAGTACGGTAAAATGTATTGGGATTCTAACTTCCGGAGGAGATGCTCCAGGTATGAATGCGGCAATCCGCGCAGTAACTCGCGCTGCTATATACAACGGACTGCAGGTTAAAGGAATCTACCGCGGCTATAAAGGTTTAATAACAGGTGAAATTCAGGAGTTCAAGAGCCAGAACGTCAGCAATATCATTCAATTAGGAGGAACAATCCTTAAGACTGCCCGTTGCAAGGAGTTTATGACACCGGAAGGAAGAAAGGTTGCTCATGATACAATGGTTAAAGAAGGCATTGATGCCTTGGTAGTAATCGGAGGAGACGGTTCATTGACCGGAGCACGTATCTTTGCTCAGGAATTTGACGTTCCATGTATCGGACTTCCCGGAACAATTGACAATGACTTATTTGGAACAGACACTACAATTGGTTATGATACTGCTTTAAATACAATCCTTGACGCTGTTGATAAAATCAGGGATACGGCAACTTCTCATGAAAGACTATTCTTCGTTGAGGTTATGGGACGTGATGCAGGATTTCTTGCATTGAACGGTGCCATCGCATCTGGAGCTGAAGCAGCAATTATCCCGGAATTCAGCACTGAAGTTGACCAATTGGAAGAATTCATCAAAAGTGGTTATCGCAAATCTAAGAACAGTAGTATTGTTATTGTTGCAGAGAGTGAAATCACCGGAGGAGCAATGCATTATGCAGAACGTGTAAAGAATGAATATCCTCAGTACGATGTTCGTGTAACTATCTTAGGACACTTACAACGTGGTGGAAGTCCAACAGCACACGACCGTATTCTGGCAAGCCGTTTGGGTGCAGCCAGTATAGATGCTATTCTGGAAGGACAACGGAATGTGATGATTGGTATCGAAAACGACGAGGTTGTTTACGTACCTTTCACTAAAGCAATCAAAAATGAAAAGCCTATTAATAAGGAACTAGTGAACGTGCTTCGTACACTTTCCATATAA
- the meaB gene encoding methylmalonyl Co-A mutase-associated GTPase MeaB, whose amino-acid sequence MKHPENCEEYKGLTVNKGIEQPSSVNPYLKLRHIPRKRRLSVSECVEGILKGDVTILSQAVTLVESVRHEHQAIAQEVIEKCLPYSGKSIRVGISGVPGAGKSTSIDVFGLHVLQEGGKLAVLAIDPSSERSKGSILGDKTRMEQLSVHPNSFIRPSPAAGSLGGVARKTRETIILCEAAGFDKIFVETVGVGQSETAVHSMVDFFLLIQLAGTGDELQGIKRGIMEMADGIVINKADGNNIEKAKLAQAQFSNALHLFPAADSGWTPQVLTYSGFYNIGVKEIWDMIYEYIDFVKGNGYFNYRRNEQSKYWMYEAINEHLRDSFYHHPVIKEMLGEKEHQVLNADLTSFVAAKKLLDAYFMELKK is encoded by the coding sequence ATGAAACATCCGGAGAATTGCGAGGAATACAAAGGATTGACAGTTAATAAAGGAATAGAACAACCCTCTTCTGTTAATCCTTACCTGAAGTTGCGTCATATCCCTAGAAAACGCAGATTATCAGTCAGTGAATGTGTGGAAGGTATTCTAAAAGGCGATGTGACTATTCTAAGTCAGGCTGTAACCTTGGTGGAGAGTGTCCGCCATGAACATCAGGCTATAGCGCAGGAAGTTATTGAAAAGTGCTTGCCTTATTCCGGAAAATCTATTCGTGTTGGAATCAGCGGTGTTCCAGGTGCAGGCAAAAGTACCTCAATTGATGTGTTTGGTCTTCATGTGCTTCAGGAAGGTGGAAAGCTTGCAGTTCTTGCTATTGATCCTAGTAGTGAACGCTCTAAAGGAAGTATATTAGGCGATAAGACCCGTATGGAACAGTTATCTGTTCATCCGAATTCATTTATACGTCCTAGCCCTGCGGCCGGTTCGCTTGGTGGAGTGGCAAGGAAAACCAGAGAAACAATTATTCTCTGTGAAGCGGCGGGATTTGATAAGATATTTGTTGAAACTGTTGGAGTGGGGCAGAGCGAAACGGCTGTTCATTCAATGGTTGATTTCTTTTTGCTCATTCAGCTGGCCGGTACCGGAGATGAACTTCAGGGTATCAAAAGAGGAATTATGGAGATGGCCGACGGGATTGTAATTAATAAGGCTGACGGGAATAACATTGAAAAGGCAAAACTTGCTCAGGCACAGTTCAGTAATGCACTTCATCTTTTTCCGGCAGCTGATTCTGGCTGGACTCCTCAGGTGCTTACCTATTCGGGATTTTATAATATCGGTGTAAAAGAGATCTGGGATATGATTTATGAATATATTGATTTTGTGAAAGGTAACGGATATTTTAATTATCGCCGTAACGAACAATCTAAGTATTGGATGTACGAGGCGATCAATGAACATTTACGCGATAGCTTTTATCATCATCCTGTCATTAAGGAGATGCTTGGGGAAAAGGAACATCAGGTTCTGAATGCAGATTTAACCTCATTTGTTGCAGCAAAAAAACTTCTTGATGCTTATTTTATGGAACTAAAGAAATAA